One part of the Nostoc sp. PCC 7120 = FACHB-418 genome encodes these proteins:
- a CDS encoding cell division protein FtsQ/DivIB produces MPGIASVSQKELAQRRKKLRRQRQMKIIQAIWQTIAISGLAGGLLWVALQPIWVLKTPEQVLMKSDNQLLSQEAIKSLLVLSYPQSLWRIQPAAIADSLKKQPTIAQATVNRRLFPPGLIIEIEERIPVAVAQRRREQSNSTSNKQTHTGLIDANGVWIPLEKYTLVNPQFKLPTLKVIGLPEQYAPYWSKLYPYISQSSIKITEIDYQDPNNLILKTELGTVYLGATSAQLADQINLLAQLRHINTKLNPSEIDYIDLKNPESPLVHMIQNKETIKNQTP; encoded by the coding sequence ATGCCTGGTATAGCGTCGGTTAGCCAAAAGGAATTAGCTCAACGTCGTAAAAAATTACGTCGGCAGCGTCAGATGAAAATTATTCAGGCTATTTGGCAAACGATAGCCATTAGCGGTCTGGCAGGTGGGTTGCTTTGGGTCGCACTCCAACCTATATGGGTGCTGAAAACTCCTGAGCAAGTATTGATGAAATCTGACAATCAATTACTGTCGCAAGAAGCGATAAAGTCTTTGCTAGTTTTATCTTATCCTCAATCTTTATGGCGAATTCAACCTGCGGCGATCGCTGACTCTTTGAAGAAACAACCAACCATTGCCCAAGCAACTGTCAATCGTCGTCTTTTTCCACCAGGTTTAATTATCGAAATCGAAGAAAGAATACCTGTCGCAGTGGCTCAAAGGAGGAGAGAACAATCTAATAGTACTAGTAACAAACAAACACACACAGGTTTAATCGATGCCAATGGAGTTTGGATTCCTCTGGAAAAATATACACTAGTAAATCCTCAGTTCAAACTCCCTACACTTAAGGTAATTGGATTACCAGAACAATATGCTCCCTACTGGAGTAAACTATATCCCTATATCAGCCAAAGTTCCATAAAAATTACGGAAATTGATTACCAAGACCCAAATAACTTAATTTTGAAAACTGAATTAGGAACAGTTTATCTTGGTGCTACAAGCGCCCAATTAGCTGACCAGATTAATTTACTAGCACAATTACGCCACATCAATACAAAACTAAATCCTTCGGAGATAGACTATATTGATTTAAAAAATCCTGAATCGCCTTTAGTACATATGATCCAAAATAAAGAGACAATTAAAAATCAAACGCCATAA
- the ftsZ gene encoding cell division protein FtsZ — translation MTLDNNQELTYRNSQSLGQPGFSLAVNSSNPFNHSGLNFGQNNDSKKISVENNRIGEIVPGRVANIKVIGVGGGGGNAVNRMIESDVSGVEFWSINTDAQALTLAGAPSRLQIGQKLTRGLGAGGNPAIGQKAAEESRDEIATALEGADLVFITAGMGGGTGTGAAPIVAEVAKEMGALTVGVVTRPFVFEGRRRTSQAEQGIEGLKSRVDTLIIIPNNKLLEVIPEQTPVQEAFRYADDVLRQGVQGISDIITIPGLVNVDFADVRAVMADAGSALMGIGVSSGKSRAREAAIAAISSPLLECSIEGARGVVFNITGGSDLTLHEVNAAAETIYEVVDPNANIIFGAVIDDRLQGEVRITVIATGFTGEIQAAPQQNAANARVVSAPPKRTPTQTPLTNSPAPTPEPKEKSGLDIPDFLQRRRPPKN, via the coding sequence ATGACACTTGATAATAACCAAGAGCTTACCTATAGAAATTCCCAATCGTTGGGACAGCCAGGTTTCTCACTGGCAGTTAACTCAAGCAACCCTTTCAATCACTCTGGGCTGAATTTTGGACAAAATAACGACAGTAAGAAGATTTCTGTGGAAAATAACCGTATTGGCGAGATTGTTCCTGGGCGCGTTGCCAATATCAAAGTAATTGGTGTTGGCGGTGGTGGTGGTAATGCTGTTAACCGCATGATTGAATCTGATGTCTCTGGTGTAGAGTTTTGGTCAATTAATACTGATGCTCAAGCTTTGACCTTGGCAGGCGCTCCTAGTCGTTTACAAATCGGGCAGAAACTCACGAGGGGTTTAGGTGCAGGTGGTAATCCTGCAATTGGTCAAAAAGCAGCTGAAGAATCACGCGATGAAATTGCTACAGCCTTAGAAGGTGCTGATTTAGTATTTATCACTGCTGGGATGGGAGGTGGTACTGGTACTGGTGCTGCACCAATTGTTGCGGAAGTGGCAAAGGAAATGGGCGCTCTTACTGTTGGAGTGGTAACACGTCCTTTTGTTTTTGAAGGTCGTCGCCGGACTAGTCAGGCAGAACAAGGAATTGAAGGGCTAAAAAGTAGAGTTGATACTTTAATTATTATTCCTAACAATAAATTATTGGAAGTGATTCCAGAACAAACACCAGTCCAAGAAGCGTTTCGTTATGCAGATGACGTACTACGTCAAGGGGTACAAGGCATTTCCGACATCATTACTATTCCTGGTTTGGTAAATGTAGACTTTGCTGACGTGCGGGCTGTCATGGCCGATGCGGGATCAGCATTGATGGGTATTGGTGTGAGTTCAGGAAAATCTAGAGCCAGAGAAGCTGCGATCGCCGCTATATCTTCACCACTGCTAGAATGTTCTATCGAAGGTGCTAGAGGTGTTGTTTTTAACATCACTGGTGGTAGTGACCTCACTCTACATGAAGTAAATGCTGCCGCCGAAACGATTTATGAAGTAGTTGATCCCAACGCCAACATTATTTTTGGTGCCGTGATTGATGATAGGTTGCAAGGAGAGGTGCGAATTACCGTCATTGCTACTGGATTTACTGGGGAAATACAAGCTGCTCCCCAACAAAACGCTGCTAATGCAAGAGTTGTATCTGCTCCCCCAAAACGGACACCCACACAAACACCACTAACTAATTCTCCTGCACCTACTCCTGAACCAAAAGAGAAATCTGGATTGGATATCCCTGATTTTCTTCAGAGACGGCGACCACCCAAAAATTAA
- the gshB gene encoding glutathione synthase — protein sequence MKLAFIIDPIHQLDPCHDTSVALMEAAQILGHEVWVTQANWLSVVDSKAWAILQQVELVPVQLIDGRWVAASPWYTLNTRSFSSLETMDAVFMRTDPPVNDAYLYATYVLDYVDQRKTLVINNPNGIRGANEKMYALQFTKAIPETIVSADKDFIRQFVEAKGATVLKPLGNKAGEGILFLQAGDRNFNSIVELSTQQGRLPVMVQTYLPEAKEGDKRIILLNGEPIGALNRLASGSDFRNNMATGGTVAKTEITPREEEICSQIAANLRQDGLIFVGIDVIGGYLTEVNVTSPTGIREIDRLDGTRLAHQVIQWVEKNLQIQN from the coding sequence GTGAAACTGGCTTTTATTATAGATCCCATCCATCAGTTAGACCCATGCCATGATACCAGTGTGGCGCTGATGGAAGCAGCGCAAATTTTAGGACATGAAGTTTGGGTAACTCAGGCTAATTGGTTGAGTGTAGTAGACAGCAAAGCTTGGGCTATATTGCAGCAGGTAGAACTTGTACCAGTGCAGCTAATAGATGGACGATGGGTGGCAGCAAGTCCTTGGTATACATTAAATACTCGTTCCTTCAGTTCTTTGGAGACGATGGATGCTGTATTCATGCGGACAGATCCGCCCGTGAACGATGCCTATCTTTACGCTACCTATGTTCTAGATTACGTTGATCAACGTAAAACTTTGGTAATTAACAATCCCAATGGTATCCGTGGGGCAAATGAAAAAATGTATGCCCTTCAATTTACCAAGGCAATTCCCGAAACCATCGTCAGTGCAGATAAAGATTTTATCCGGCAATTTGTCGAAGCAAAAGGCGCTACTGTTCTCAAACCCTTGGGTAACAAAGCTGGGGAAGGGATTCTATTTCTACAAGCAGGCGATCGCAATTTTAACTCCATCGTCGAACTCAGCACCCAGCAAGGCCGATTACCCGTAATGGTACAAACTTATCTACCAGAGGCCAAAGAGGGAGATAAGCGGATCATTTTACTTAATGGTGAACCCATTGGCGCTCTCAATCGTTTGGCAAGTGGCAGTGATTTTCGTAATAACATGGCCACTGGTGGGACGGTTGCAAAAACCGAAATTACCCCACGAGAAGAAGAAATTTGTAGCCAAATCGCCGCAAATTTACGCCAAGATGGGTTAATCTTTGTGGGTATTGATGTGATAGGTGGCTATCTCACAGAAGTTAACGTCACTAGCCCAACTGGGATAAGGGAAATCGACCGACTAGATGGTACTCGCCTGGCTCATCAAGTAATTCAATGGGTTGAAAAAAACCTACAAATTCAAAATTAA
- the grxC gene encoding glutaredoxin 3 has translation MAATVEIYTWRTCPFCIRAKNLLNNKGVEFVEYSIDGDEEARDKMAQRANGRRSLPQIFINDRHVGGCDDIHALERQGQLDELLASSTSL, from the coding sequence ATGGCTGCCACAGTAGAAATTTACACTTGGAGAACTTGCCCTTTTTGCATTCGAGCAAAAAATTTGCTCAATAACAAGGGTGTTGAGTTTGTTGAATACAGTATCGATGGTGATGAGGAGGCAAGGGATAAAATGGCTCAGAGAGCCAATGGTAGACGCTCATTACCACAAATTTTTATCAATGATCGCCATGTGGGTGGTTGTGATGATATCCATGCTCTTGAACGTCAAGGCCAACTTGATGAGTTATTAGCATCTAGTACTAGCCTCTAG
- a CDS encoding PEP-CTERM sorting domain-containing protein yields MSKTFSKLFFRLSITSLVGISCLALAPSALANGNKDKPKQNQTPSTTTTNTSSTSCSLTDVLIGTTNTTKATACKGPFTGNDTGAQSTLLDDLNKGLFNIGANATWELIGKSDSSDNFGFEAQNGKSSGTWSLGKALGNGPTTFVVSLKSSTSYSTYLFKDIDFSKTGLTGLFNTIGVALNGNGSQGKDLSHASIFKATYAKTPEPPRARVPEPTASIGLGIVMGGMVINRRRKSK; encoded by the coding sequence ATGTCCAAAACTTTTTCAAAGTTATTTTTTAGGTTATCGATTACATCCTTGGTAGGAATTTCTTGTTTAGCTTTAGCTCCCTCAGCTTTAGCAAACGGTAACAAAGACAAGCCCAAGCAAAATCAGACTCCCAGCACTACTACAACTAATACATCCAGTACGTCTTGTAGTCTTACAGATGTTTTGATTGGAACTACCAACACTACCAAAGCAACTGCTTGTAAAGGCCCCTTTACTGGTAATGACACTGGAGCGCAAAGCACTTTACTTGATGACTTAAATAAAGGGCTGTTTAACATTGGTGCTAATGCCACTTGGGAGTTAATTGGAAAATCTGATAGCTCAGACAACTTTGGCTTTGAAGCACAAAATGGCAAGAGTTCTGGGACATGGAGTTTAGGTAAAGCACTTGGTAATGGTCCAACTACATTTGTGGTTAGCCTCAAAAGTAGTACCTCATACAGCACCTATCTGTTCAAAGACATTGACTTCTCTAAAACAGGTTTAACAGGACTCTTCAATACAATCGGTGTCGCCCTCAACGGTAATGGTTCACAAGGTAAGGATCTTTCCCATGCCTCCATCTTTAAAGCCACTTATGCCAAGACTCCCGAACCACCGCGTGCCAGAGTACCAGAACCAACTGCTAGCATAGGTCTTGGTATCGTTATGGGTGGTATGGTCATTAACCGTCGGCGCAAATCAAAATAG
- the hflX gene encoding GTPase HflX, with the protein MCAYVNRRGQVIRVGVGTPRQTQIPPMELPRYGAERLSGIRCIATHLKTEPPNEAALTAMAMQRLDALVVINITGTGFTRRGGGATGYVKEAYLAHLVPQDANALIPSGAIASSNNGQSPSWNISPPLDLDDLGQQDFIDLVEGLEAEFSREFIAEEVDADHDRVLIVGVMTDKMSLQQFHDTLVELARLVDTAGGEVLQTVQQKRSRIHPQTVIGEGKVQEVALTAQTLGCNLVVFDRDLSPSQIRNLEAQIGLRVVDRTEVILDIFAQRAQSRAGKLQVELAQLEYMLPRLTGRGQAMSRLGGGIGTRGPGETKLETERRAIQKRISRLQQEVDQLQAHRSRLRQRRQHREVPSVALVGYTNAGKSTLLNALTNAEVYTADQLFATLDPTTRRLVIPHAETGEPQGILITDTVGFIHELPASLMDAFRATLEEVTEADALLHLVDLSHPAWLSHIRAVREILAQMPVTPGPALVAFNKIDQVDSATLALAQEEFPLAVFISASQRLGLETLRLRLSLLIQYAVDSQ; encoded by the coding sequence GTGTGTGCCTATGTCAACCGTCGCGGACAAGTGATTCGTGTTGGCGTAGGCACACCGCGTCAAACGCAAATTCCGCCAATGGAATTGCCACGTTATGGTGCAGAACGTCTTAGCGGTATTCGTTGCATCGCTACCCATCTCAAGACAGAACCGCCCAATGAAGCGGCTCTAACGGCAATGGCAATGCAGCGTTTAGATGCTTTAGTAGTCATCAATATAACTGGGACAGGCTTTACCAGGCGCGGTGGAGGAGCCACAGGATACGTTAAAGAAGCTTATTTAGCGCACCTAGTCCCGCAAGATGCTAATGCCTTGATACCTAGTGGAGCGATCGCATCATCAAATAATGGTCAATCTCCCAGTTGGAATATATCACCACCATTGGATTTAGATGATCTTGGACAACAAGATTTCATCGATTTGGTGGAAGGACTAGAAGCCGAGTTCAGCCGGGAATTCATCGCCGAGGAAGTAGATGCTGACCATGACCGTGTGTTAATTGTGGGTGTCATGACTGATAAAATGTCACTCCAACAATTCCATGACACCTTGGTGGAATTGGCGCGGTTAGTGGATACAGCAGGTGGAGAAGTATTACAGACAGTACAACAAAAGCGATCGCGCATACATCCCCAAACCGTAATTGGTGAAGGTAAGGTGCAAGAAGTTGCCCTCACAGCCCAAACCTTGGGATGTAACCTCGTCGTCTTTGACCGCGACCTCTCACCCTCCCAAATCCGCAACTTAGAAGCGCAAATTGGTCTCCGGGTCGTTGACCGCACCGAAGTTATCTTAGATATCTTTGCTCAACGCGCCCAATCTCGCGCCGGGAAATTGCAAGTCGAACTGGCGCAACTAGAATATATGCTGCCCAGACTCACCGGCAGAGGTCAAGCAATGTCTCGGCTAGGGGGTGGTATTGGGACTCGTGGCCCTGGTGAAACCAAACTAGAAACCGAACGCCGCGCCATTCAAAAACGGATTTCTCGACTGCAACAAGAAGTTGACCAATTACAAGCCCACCGTTCCAGGTTAAGACAACGGCGACAACATCGGGAAGTGCCTTCAGTCGCTCTCGTGGGTTATACCAACGCCGGTAAATCCACCTTATTAAATGCCCTGACAAATGCTGAAGTTTACACCGCCGACCAGTTATTCGCCACTCTTGACCCCACTACCCGCCGCCTAGTTATCCCTCATGCAGAGACTGGAGAACCCCAAGGAATTCTGATTACAGATACAGTAGGGTTTATTCACGAATTACCTGCGTCATTGATGGATGCTTTCCGCGCCACCTTGGAAGAAGTGACAGAAGCCGATGCCTTACTGCACCTAGTTGATTTATCTCATCCTGCATGGTTGAGTCACATTCGCGCAGTTCGGGAAATATTGGCACAAATGCCAGTCACTCCTGGCCCCGCCTTGGTTGCTTTTAACAAAATTGATCAAGTAGATAGCGCTACTCTAGCTTTAGCCCAAGAAGAGTTTCCTTTAGCAGTGTTTATTTCTGCTAGCCAGCGTTTGGGGTTAGAGACCTTGCGTCTGCGGCTGAGTCTCCTGATTCAATATGCTGTTGACTCTCAGTGA
- a CDS encoding HAD family hydrolase gives MTASNPTILALDFDGVICDGLIEYFEVAWRTYCQIWSPAENTPPDDLALRFYRLRPVIETGWEMPVLIKALVDGNSDDQILQEWTSITPKILLDDKLQAKEIATKLDGLRDEWIANDLDGWLSLHRFYQGVIEKLKIAVASEVKLYIVTTKEGRFVEQLLHQEGVDLPRDAIFGKEVKRPKYEIIRELIQAADHEPVSLWFVEDRIKTLQLVQQQSDLEDVKLFLADWGYNTQSERKAAQSDPRIQLLSLSQFAKDFPGWV, from the coding sequence ATGACCGCAAGTAATCCTACAATTTTAGCCCTGGATTTTGATGGGGTAATTTGTGATGGACTAATCGAATATTTTGAAGTAGCTTGGCGCACCTACTGTCAAATTTGGTCGCCTGCTGAGAACACACCACCAGATGATTTGGCTTTGAGGTTTTATCGACTCCGACCTGTAATTGAAACAGGTTGGGAAATGCCTGTTTTAATCAAAGCTTTAGTAGATGGAAATTCTGATGACCAGATTCTTCAGGAATGGACAAGCATTACCCCCAAGATTTTATTAGATGACAAGCTACAAGCAAAAGAAATTGCTACGAAATTAGATGGCTTGCGTGATGAGTGGATTGCTAACGATTTAGATGGTTGGTTGAGTCTGCATAGATTTTATCAGGGTGTAATTGAAAAACTGAAAATCGCTGTTGCCAGTGAAGTCAAGCTATATATTGTGACTACCAAAGAAGGACGCTTTGTAGAGCAGTTGTTGCATCAGGAAGGTGTAGATTTACCACGAGATGCAATTTTTGGTAAAGAAGTCAAGCGTCCTAAGTATGAAATTATCCGCGAATTAATTCAAGCAGCAGACCATGAACCAGTGAGTTTATGGTTTGTAGAAGACAGAATCAAAACATTACAGCTCGTTCAACAGCAGTCAGACCTTGAAGATGTCAAGCTTTTCTTGGCAGACTGGGGCTATAATACCCAATCAGAGAGAAAAGCAGCCCAAAGTGATCCGCGAATTCAACTATTATCCCTGTCTCAGTTTGCTAAAGATTTTCCTGGGTGGGTGTGA
- a CDS encoding DNA double-strand break repair nuclease NurA, with amino-acid sequence MLDLTKLARQMQGLSQHLSLEAVASRQRLELAQQNLRKAFDCQQNLVERQEKWRDRILFANATPLEPLNSCLDIPVPPKVHSVIATDGSQIAPSHHEIAYCYLLNIGRVVLHYGQNRYPLLDSLPEVFYRPEDLYASRQWGIRTEEWMSFRRTASEAIVLAELACSVHDTGASSSPPTLAMVDGSLIYWFLEQLPVDARNCILPPILEAWEQMRAAKIPLMGYVSASRNVEAVNFLRLMACPHPAPDCASYCPNQLEKVPCKVFDPLRDTALWTTQLQPGQRGPLWRSNARILDLYEDQAIYFCYVHVGTEIARIEVPAWVAKDTEMFDQALGLMLAQVQKGYGYPVAIAEAHNQAVVRGGDKTRFFALLEKQMIKAGLKNVGTSYKEARKRGSIA; translated from the coding sequence ATGCTTGACCTGACGAAATTAGCGCGACAAATGCAGGGTTTAAGTCAGCATCTATCTCTGGAGGCTGTGGCTAGTCGCCAGCGTTTAGAGTTGGCGCAGCAAAATCTGAGAAAGGCTTTCGATTGTCAACAAAATTTAGTAGAACGTCAGGAAAAGTGGCGCGATCGCATTCTCTTTGCTAATGCTACACCCCTAGAGCCACTTAACTCCTGCTTAGATATTCCCGTTCCCCCCAAGGTGCATTCTGTCATCGCTACCGATGGTTCGCAAATTGCCCCCAGTCACCACGAAATTGCTTATTGTTACCTGTTAAATATCGGTAGGGTAGTTTTACACTACGGACAGAATCGCTACCCTTTACTGGATAGTTTGCCAGAGGTATTTTACCGCCCAGAAGATTTATATGCGTCTCGTCAGTGGGGAATTAGAACTGAGGAATGGATGAGTTTCCGCCGCACTGCTAGCGAGGCGATCGTTTTAGCGGAGTTGGCTTGTAGTGTCCATGATACGGGGGCTTCTTCATCTCCCCCGACTCTGGCAATGGTGGATGGTTCCTTAATTTACTGGTTTTTGGAACAGTTACCCGTAGATGCACGTAACTGTATTTTACCCCCTATATTGGAAGCTTGGGAGCAAATGCGTGCTGCCAAAATTCCTTTGATGGGTTATGTAAGTGCTTCTCGAAATGTGGAAGCGGTGAATTTTTTGCGTTTGATGGCGTGTCCTCATCCTGCGCCTGATTGCGCTAGTTACTGCCCGAATCAACTAGAAAAAGTGCCATGTAAGGTGTTTGACCCTTTGCGGGATACAGCATTGTGGACAACTCAACTCCAGCCAGGACAACGGGGGCCTTTGTGGCGGAGTAATGCCCGGATTTTAGACCTTTATGAAGACCAAGCTATATACTTTTGCTACGTCCATGTTGGTACAGAAATTGCGCGGATAGAAGTACCTGCCTGGGTAGCTAAAGATACAGAGATGTTTGACCAAGCATTAGGGCTGATGTTGGCACAGGTGCAGAAAGGATATGGTTATCCAGTGGCGATCGCCGAAGCGCATAATCAAGCAGTAGTCAGGGGCGGTGATAAAACCCGTTTCTTTGCTCTACTGGAAAAACAAATGATTAAAGCTGGGTTGAAAAATGTCGGGACTTCTTACAAAGAAGCGAGGAAGCGAGGTAGTATTGCGTAA
- the moaA gene encoding GTP 3',8-cyclase MoaA yields MNQVDYLRISLIDRCNFRCQYCMPEGSELNYILKQQLLTDEELLTLVQEVFIPVGFRQFRLTGGEPLLRPHVVDLVGAIASLPQTQDLSMTTNGFLLAPIAQNLYDAGLRRINISLDSLDPHIFDQIIGSHGRPRWQQVWDGIQAAHRVGFDPLKLNVVVIPGVNDHEILDLAALSIDKQWHVRFIEFMPIGNGELFGDRGWVSSAELRQQIRDRWGLTDAQVRGAGPADVFQIPGAKGTLGFISQMSECFCDRCNRMRLSADGWLRPCLLNETGQLDLKTSLRSGVSIHQLREQVRHLLAIKPEINYKGRDSGTTGVYSRTMSQIGG; encoded by the coding sequence ATGAACCAGGTAGACTACCTCCGTATTAGCTTAATAGATCGCTGCAATTTTCGTTGTCAGTACTGTATGCCAGAGGGGTCAGAGCTAAACTATATCCTCAAGCAACAATTATTGACTGATGAGGAATTGCTCACTTTAGTTCAAGAAGTATTTATTCCTGTTGGTTTTAGACAATTTCGGTTAACGGGGGGAGAGCCGTTACTGCGTCCCCACGTTGTGGATTTGGTGGGGGCGATCGCATCTTTACCCCAAACGCAAGACCTCTCCATGACTACCAACGGCTTTTTACTCGCACCCATCGCCCAAAATCTTTACGATGCTGGTTTACGGCGGATCAATATCAGCTTAGATTCCCTTGATCCCCATATCTTTGATCAGATTATCGGCAGTCATGGACGCCCTCGCTGGCAACAAGTTTGGGATGGTATTCAAGCTGCCCATCGTGTAGGTTTTGACCCATTGAAACTAAATGTAGTGGTAATTCCTGGTGTCAACGACCACGAAATTCTGGATTTAGCTGCCTTAAGCATCGATAAACAATGGCACGTCCGGTTTATTGAATTTATGCCCATTGGTAACGGAGAATTATTTGGCGATCGCGGTTGGGTATCTTCCGCCGAATTACGCCAGCAAATCCGCGATCGCTGGGGCTTGACAGATGCTCAAGTTCGTGGTGCTGGCCCGGCGGATGTTTTTCAAATCCCTGGTGCGAAAGGCACACTAGGATTTATCAGTCAGATGTCAGAGTGTTTTTGCGATCGTTGTAACCGGATGCGTCTCAGTGCCGATGGCTGGCTACGTCCTTGCTTATTAAACGAAACAGGTCAACTCGATCTAAAAACATCTCTACGCTCTGGTGTAAGTATCCACCAGTTAAGAGAACAGGTGAGACATTTATTAGCAATCAAACCAGAAATTAACTATAAAGGGCGCGATTCCGGGACTACAGGAGTCTACAGCCGTACAATGTCACAAATTGGAGGTTAG
- a CDS encoding aromatic ring-hydroxylating oxygenase subunit alpha, whose translation MSSLSQTVPIHDVRQLGINLNHWYVVARSHEVTSKPLGVTLWHQVIALYRDSEGQIHALEDRCPHRQVKLSHGQVIGNELECAYHGWRLNHHGECATVPYLAPNQKLPNCTIRPYPVKEQDGFIWLFPGDGEPSLEPLGLPEWDHLNYIASVAIINCQAHYSYLIENLMDMYHGHLHQDLQAWAQAELQDIEENDQRVDAHYQAQSYYKIDKIWSISQLFFPALRRLHPEPLDVSYIYPHWMSTLGKDFKIYCLLCPVNETQTKAYLIHFTSLNAFWRLHKLPVWFRRFVKDSLFGAAQKFLDGLVIKDVQMIEEEQQAYLQNPQRRNYELNRALVSVQRLMKNQVVEKLR comes from the coding sequence ATGTCTTCTCTGTCCCAAACTGTGCCTATTCATGATGTCCGTCAATTGGGTATTAACCTTAATCATTGGTATGTAGTTGCACGTAGTCATGAAGTCACAAGTAAACCTTTGGGAGTGACACTTTGGCATCAGGTGATCGCACTTTATCGAGATAGTGAAGGACAAATTCACGCCCTAGAAGACCGTTGTCCCCACCGTCAAGTTAAACTCAGTCATGGTCAAGTCATCGGCAATGAATTGGAATGCGCTTATCATGGTTGGCGCTTGAATCATCATGGTGAATGTGCAACCGTTCCATACTTAGCCCCAAATCAGAAACTACCAAACTGCACAATTCGCCCTTACCCAGTCAAAGAACAAGACGGTTTTATTTGGTTATTTCCCGGTGATGGAGAACCATCTTTAGAGCCTCTGGGCTTGCCTGAGTGGGATCATTTAAATTACATTGCTAGTGTTGCCATTATTAACTGTCAGGCTCACTATTCTTATTTAATTGAAAACCTGATGGATATGTATCACGGACATTTACATCAGGATTTACAAGCTTGGGCGCAAGCTGAATTACAAGATATTGAGGAAAATGATCAACGTGTAGACGCTCATTATCAAGCCCAAAGCTATTACAAAATAGATAAAATCTGGTCTATCTCCCAATTATTTTTCCCAGCTTTGCGCCGCTTACATCCTGAACCCTTGGATGTGAGTTACATTTATCCCCACTGGATGTCTACATTGGGTAAAGATTTTAAAATTTACTGCTTATTGTGTCCGGTAAATGAGACACAGACAAAAGCTTATTTAATTCATTTCACATCTTTAAACGCTTTTTGGCGCTTGCATAAATTACCTGTATGGTTTCGCCGCTTTGTCAAAGATAGTTTGTTTGGTGCAGCCCAAAAATTCCTTGATGGTTTGGTGATTAAAGATGTGCAGATGATTGAAGAAGAACAGCAAGCTTATTTACAGAATCCCCAAAGACGCAATTATGAGTTGAATCGGGCTTTAGTCAGCGTGCAGAGGTTGATGAAGAATCAAGTAGTAGAGAAATTGAGGTGA